A single Populus nigra chromosome 13, ddPopNigr1.1, whole genome shotgun sequence DNA region contains:
- the LOC133671076 gene encoding probably inactive leucine-rich repeat receptor-like protein kinase At5g48380, with protein sequence MALDAKLALLLIHILSVAGNGYSSLQENNYGSEDEHRKKLDSSFKSGFATGYAFSSVSILAIFMSCCVPWARLNKRKRNRKMMKTPMMTSLMERRERKIKEANEQICMLGNIVKRLSFAGISKATANFSQANKIGLGRMGTMYMAILPDGRFLSVKRIVDSQQFEEQIVSELKTLGTLKHKNLLPLFGFCVESNTRLLVYKYMSNGNLFDWIHPVKHRRKTLQWPLRLKIAVGVARGLARLHHGCRGQVVHLNISSKCILLDKNFEPKLSNFGKAMLIMSMSNSPGVHNEFCEMALVKEDVHGFGVVLLELITGMDCSKMNFSSNSILNEWIGHLLSTSYFNDAMDRFLIGQGFDDEIFQLLKVACNCLDCTPDRRPTMLQVYKDIKAITKRCEVVDDSEIQMQPEICPATSQD encoded by the exons ATGGCTCTTGATGCAAAACTTGCTCTTCTTTTGATTCATATCCTTAGTGTTGCCGGCAATGGATACAGTTCTTTACAAGAGAACAACTACGGGAGTGAAGATGAACACAGGAAAAAGTTGGATTCTTCTTTCAAAAGTGGGTTTGCAACAGGTTATGCATTTTCTTCAGTTTCCATTTTAGCTATTTTCATGTCCTGTTGTGTGCCTTGGGCTCGTCTTAACAAGAGGAAGAGGAACAGGAAAATGATGAAGACACCAATGATGACATCTTTGATGGAAAGGCGAGAGAGGAAGATAAAAGAAGCCAACGAGCAG ATTTGTATGTTGGGGAATATTGTTAAGAGATTGAGTTTCGCAGGCATCAGCAAGGCAACAGCAAATTTTAGCCAAGCCAACAAAATTGGATTGGGACGAATGGGAACCATGTATATGGCTATCCTTCCTGATGGTAGGTTCCTTTCAGTGAAGAGGATAGTTGACTCTCAACAGTTTGAGGAACAGATAGTTTCTGAATTGAAAACATTGGGTACATTAAAGCATAAGAACTTACTGCCCCTGTTCGGATTCTGCGTAGAATCAAATACAAGGCTTCTGGTGTACAAGTATATGTCTAATGGAAACCTTTTTGATTGGATACATCCAGTGAAGCACCGGAGGAAGACTCTGCAATGGCCTTTGAGGTTGAAAATTGCGGTTGGGGTAGCAAGAGGCCTGGCAAGGCTCCACCATGGCTGCAGAGGTCAAGTGGTGCATCTCAACATAAGCTCAAAGTGTATTTTGCTTGATAAGAATTTCGAACCCAAGCTATCGAATTTCGGAAAGGCGATGCTGATCATGAGTATGAGTAACAGTCCAGGAGTGCATAATGAGTTTTGTGAGATGGCGCTTGTTAAGGAAGATGTGCACGGATTTGGAGTTGTACTGCTTGAGCTGATTACTGGGATGGATTGTAGCAAAATGAATTTTTCCTCAAACAGTATTCTTAATGAATGGATTGGTCATCTCTTGAGCACTTCTTATTTTAATGATGCCATGGATAGGTTTCTGATTGGGCAAGGATTTGACGATGAGATCTTTCAGCTGCTTAAAGTTGCATGTAACTGTCTTGATTGCACTCCAGATCGAAGGCCGACAATGCTTCAAGTGTACAAGGACATAAAGGCAATAACCAAGAGATGTGAAGTGGTTGATGATTCAGAGATCCAAATGCAGCCTGAAATTTGCCCTGCTACTTCTCAAGACTAA
- the LOC133671419 gene encoding probably inactive leucine-rich repeat receptor-like protein kinase At5g48380 has protein sequence MAVGAAKLALLLIHILSVAGKDTVLYKRMTTGRKGNEVMMKTLLMTSLMERQEKKRKEANVQNSELEKKVTRTSFAALNIATRSFDQDNVIGVGKMGTMYRAAHPYDCFTAVKRLHDSQPLGKQFRSELTILAKFIHMNIIPLLGFCIESGERLLVSKYMPNGNLHDWLHPVKCKAEKLDWHVRVKIAIGVARGLAWLHDFNNFLIVHLDICSRSILLDKYFEPKISNFGGAMHRSSNDKGLIASSKIGELELIKQDVYQFGILLLELIAIHDLDHNSKSSHTLEENLFERIAHLSSSSSGLYHAVDKYLLGQGFDGEILHFLNIASSCIHPILDRRPTMLQAFQMLMVLREGGRDSSKILSYWLN, from the exons ATGGCTGTGGGTGCTGCAAAACTTGCTCTTCTTTTGATTCATATCCTCAGTGTTGCCGGCAAGGATACAGTTCTTTACAAGAGAATGACTACGGGA AGGAAAGGGAATGAGGTGATGATGAAGACACTACTGATGACATCTTTGATGGAAAggcaagagaagaagagaaaagaagccAACGTGCAG AATTCGGAGTTGGAGAAGAAGGTTACAAGAACAAGTTTCGCGGCACTCAATATTGCCACTCGCAGTTTTGACCAAGACAATGTCATCGGAGTCGGAAAGATGGGGACAATGTACAGGGCAGCGCACCCTTATGATTGTTTCACTGCAGTTAAGAGATTACATGACTCTCAACCTTTAGGGAAACAGTTCAGGTCTGAGCTAACAATTCTAGCCAAGTTCATACACATGAACATAATTCCACTACTGGGATTCTGCATAGAATCCGGGGAAAGGCTTTTGGTGTCCAAATATATGCCAAATGGGAACCTTCATGATTGGTTACATCCTGTGAAATGCAAGGCTGAAAAACTGGATTGGCATGTCAGGGTTAAAATCGCCATCGGAGTAGCCCGAGGCTTGGCATGGCTTCATGATTTTAACAACTTCCTAATAGTTCATCTTGACATATGCTCAAGGAGCATCTTGCTGGATAAATATTTTGAACCGAAGATATCAAATTTTGGAGGGGCAATGCACAGGAGCTCAAATgacaagggcttaattgcaagtAGTAAGATAGGTGAACTAGAATTGATCAAGCAGGATGTCTATCAATTTGGTATTCTTCTTCTTGAGCTAATTGCAATTCATGATCTTGACCATAACAGTAAATCATCTCACACTCTAGAGGAGAATTTGTTTGAACGAATCGCTCATCTATCGAGCAGTTCTTCTGGCCTCTATCATGCTGTTGATAAATATCTTCTTGGTCAAGGATTTGATGGTGAAATACTTCATTTTCTGAATATCGCATCTAGCTGTATTCATCCCATTCTAGATCGAAGGCCAACGATGCTTCAAGCATTCCAAATGTTAATGGTTCtcagggagggagggagagattCATCGAAAATCCTAAGCTATTGGCTCAACTGA
- the LOC133671417 gene encoding probably inactive leucine-rich repeat receptor-like protein kinase At5g48380, translated as MAWLHQNCHTVKIIHLDISSKCILLDQNFQPKLSNFGEAMLMSSTCASSVNSEFWEMAFVKEDVHGFGVVLLEMITGVDPSNMTGPSNNVLNEWIGHLLSSSDFHGAIDKSLIGQGFDAEIVQLLKVACTCVDPIPDRRPIMLQVYEDIKAIRERCDLVDDSSMLMQPEICPASYFRKICGD; from the coding sequence ATGGCATGGCTTCATCAGAACTGTCATACCGTCAAAATAATCCATCTTGACATTAGCTCAAAATGCATATTACTTGATCAGAACTTCCAGCCCAAGTTATCAAATTTTGGAGAGGCAATGCTCATGAGTTCGACCTGCGCTTCCTCCGTAAATAGTGAGTTTTGGGAGATGGCATTTGTGAAGGAAGATGTGCATGGATTTGGAGTTGTGCTTCTTGAGATGATTACTGGGGTGGATCCTAGCAACATGACTGGTCCCTCAAACAATGTTCTTAATGAATGGATTGGTCATCTTTTGAGCAGTTCGGATTTTCATGGCGCGATAGACAAGTCTCTGATCGGGCAAGGATTTGACGCTGAGATCGTTCAGCTGCTTAAAGTTGCATGTACCTGTGTTGATCCCATTCCAGATCGAAGACCGATAATGCTTCAAGTGTACGAAGACATAAAAGCAATAAGGGAGAGATGTGACCTAGTAGATGATTCATCGATGCTAATGCAACCTGAGATTTGCCCTGCTAGCTACTTCAGAAAAATCTGTGGAGATTGA
- the LOC133671086 gene encoding probably inactive leucine-rich repeat receptor-like protein kinase At5g48380, whose translation MALDAKLALLLIHILSVAGNGYSSLQENNYGSEDEHRKKLASSFKSGFATGYAFSSVSILTIFMSCCVPWARLNKRKRNKMMMKTPMMTSLMERREKRIKEANEQICMLGNIVKRLSFAGISKATANFSQANKIGLGRMGTMYMAILPDGRFLSVKRIVDSQQFEEQIVSELKTLGTLKHKNLLPLFGFCVESNTRLLVYKYMSNGNLFDWIHPVKHRRKTLQWPLRLKIAVGVARGLARLHHGCRGQVVHLNISSKCILLDKNFEPKLSNFGKAMLIMSMSNSPGVHNEFCEMALVKEDVHGFGVVLLELITGMDCSKMNFSSNSILNEWIGHLLSTSYFNDAMDRFLIGQGFDDEIFQLLKVACNCLDCTPDRRPTMLQVYKDIKAITKRCEVVDDSEIQMQPEICPATSQD comes from the exons ATGGCTCTTGATGCAAAACTTGCTCTTCTTTTGATTCATATCCTTAGTGTAGCCGGCAATGGATACAGTTCTTTACAAGAGAACAACTACGGGAGTGAAGATGAACACAGGAAAAAGTTGGCTTCTTCTTTCAAAAGTGGGTTTGCAACAGGTTATGCATTTTCTTCAGTTTCCATTTTAACTATTTTCATGTCCTGTTGTGTGCCTTGGGCTCGTCTTAACAAGAGGAAGAGGAacaagatgatgatgaagacaCCAATGATGACTTCTTTGATGGAAAGGCGAGagaagaggataaaagaagccAACGAGCAG ATTTGTATGTTGGGGAATATTGTTAAGAGATTGAGTTTCGCAGGCATCAGCAAGGCAACAGCAAATTTTAGCCAAGCCAACAAAATTGGATTGGGACGAATGGGAACCATGTATATGGCTATCCTTCCTGATGGTAGGTTCCTTTCAGTGAAGAGGATAGTTGACTCTCAACAGTTTGAGGAACAGATAGTTTCTGAATTGAAAACATTGGGTACATTAAAGCATAAGAACTTACTGCCCCTGTTCGGATTCTGCGTAGAATCAAATACAAGGCTTCTGGTGTACAAGTATATGTCTAATGGAAACCTTTTTGATTGGATACATCCAGTGAAGCACCGGAGGAAGACTCTGCAATGGCCTTTGAGGTTGAAAATTGCGGTTGGGGTAGCAAGAGGCCTGGCAAGGCTCCACCATGGCTGCAGAGGTCAAGTGGTGCATCTCAACATAAGCTCAAAGTGTATTTTGCTTGATAAGAATTTCGAACCCAAGCTATCGAATTTCGGAAAGGCGATGCTGATCATGAGTATGAGTAACAGTCCAGGAGTGCATAATGAGTTTTGTGAGATGGCGCTTGTTAAGGAAGATGTGCACGGATTTGGAGTTGTACTGCTTGAGCTGATTACTGGGATGGATTGTAGCAAAATGAATTTTTCCTCAAACAGCATTCTTAATGAATGGATTGGTCATCTCTTGAGCACTTCTTATTTTAATGATGCCATGGATAGGTTTCTGATTGGGCAAGGATTTGACGATGAGATCTTTCAGCTGCTTAAAGTTGCATGTAACTGTCTTGATTGCACTCCAGATCGAAGGCCGACAATGCTTCAAGTGTACAAGGACATAAAGGCAATAACCAAGAGATGTGAAGTGGTTGATGATTCAGAGATCCAAATGCAGCCTGAAATTTGCCCTGCTACTTCTCAAGACTAA
- the LOC133670372 gene encoding probably inactive leucine-rich repeat receptor-like protein kinase At5g48380 — protein MILISHFWSFQPFHCSLTLMNSQIQMANLFFIYSFMFSLLATFTVTSATETDISCLKSIRDSMIDPNNYLNTTWNFDNKTEGFICRFMGVECWHPDENRVLNIRLSDLGLMGQFPLGLENCTSLTGLDLSHNELQGPIPSNMSKRVPPFITNLDLSFNNFSGEIPSSIGNLSFLNGLKLDNNNLAGHIPLEISLLDRIKVFTVTNNRLSGPVPNFTSSNIPADSFANNTGLCGKPLESCSIHQMKFGYAFKSGFVIGYTVFSTSVAIFFTSCCVPWVYIGEKKKKITISEMMMLMVKRKHKITDDDQAGSSPTRGLLEEGIKEISMLEKRVTRMSYADLNDATDNFSENNVIGQGKMGMLYKASLPNGYVVAVKKLHDSQFLEEQFISELKILGSLRHINVLPLLGFCVESNQRFLVYKYMPNGNLYDWLHSMEEGQEKAMGWGVRVKVAVGLARGLAWLHQNCHTVKIIHLDISSKCILLDQNFQPKLSNFGEAMLMSSTCASSVNSEFWEMAFVKEDVHGFGVVLLEMITGVDPSNMTGSSNNVLNEWIGHLLSSSDFHGAIDKSLIGQGFDAEIVQLLKVACTCVDPIPDRRPIMVQVYEDIKAIRERCDLVDDSSMLTQPEICPATYFRKICGD, from the exons ATGATTCTTATTTCTCATTTTTGGTCATTCCAACCATTCCATTGTAGTCTTACTCTGATGAACTCTCAAATCCAAAtggctaatttattttttatctactCTTTTATGTTCTCCTTGTTAGCTACTTTCACCGTAACTAGTGCTACCGAGACTGATATTTCTTGCTTGAAATCTATTAGGGATTCTATGATAGACCCTAATAATTACTTAAACACCACATGGAATTTCGACAACAAAACAGAAGGTTTCATCTGTAGATTTATGGGAGTCGAATGCTGGCATCCTGATGAGAACAGAGTCTTAAACATCAGACTCTCTGACCTGGGGCTCATGGGCCAGTTCCCTCTTGGATTGGAGAACTGCACGAGCTTAACTGGTTTGGACCTTTCACATAATGAGCTTCAGGGACCAATTCCATCTAACATGTCTAAAAGGGTACCACCATTCATCACTAACCTTGACCTATCCTTCAACAACTTTTCTGGTGAAATCCCATCAAGTATTGGCAATTTATCTTTCTTAAACGGTCTAAAACTCGACAACAACAATCTAGCAGGTCATATCCCACTAGAAATTAGCCTTCTCGATCGGATCAAGGTCTTTACTGTTACTAACAATCGATTATCAGGGCCAGTGCCAAATTTTACAAGTTCTAATATTCCAGCAGACAGCTTTGCGAACAACACAGGACTCTGTGGGAAGCCTTTGGAAAGCTGCTCAATTCATCAAATGAAGTTTGGTTACGCATTCAAAAGTGGTTTTGTGATTGGTTATACAGTTTTTTCAACTTcagttgcaattttttttacatcctgCTGTGTACCATGGGTGTATAttggggagaagaaaaaaaaaatcacaatatcaGAAATGATGATGTTGATGGTGAAGAGGAAGCATAAGATAACAGATGATGATCAAGCAGGCAGCTCCCCAACAAGAGGTCTCTTGGAGGAAGGAATTAAAGAG ATTTCCATGTTGGAGAAGAGGGTTACAAGAATGAGCTACGCAGATCTTAATGATGCCACCGATAATTTCAGTGAGAACAATGTCATCGGACAGGGAAAGATGGGGATGCTGTACAAGGCATCATTGCCTAATGGTTATGTCGTTGCAGTGAAGAAGTTGCATGACTCTCAGTTCCTTGAAGAACAATTTATATCCGAGTTGAAGATACTTGGTTCATTGAGACATATCAACGTACTTCCACTGTTGGGGTTTTGCGTTGAGTCAAACCAAAGGTTTCTGGTTTACAAATATATGCCAAATGGTAACCTTTATGATTGGCTACATTCCATGGAAGAAGGTCAGGAAAAAGCTATGGGATGGGGTGTGAGGGTTAAAGTCGCCGTCGGATTAGCAAGAGGCTTGGCATGGCTTCATCAGAACTGTCATACCGTCAAAATAATCCATCTTGACATTAGCTCAAAATGCATATTACTTGATCAGAACTTCCAGCCCAAGTTATCAAATTTTGGAGAGGCAATGCTCATGAGTTCGACCTGCGCTTCCTCCGTAAATAGTGAGTTTTGGGAGATGGCATTTGTGAAGGAAGATGTGCATGGATTTGGAGTTGTGCTTCTTGAGATGATTACTGGGGTGGATCCTAGCAACATGACTGGTTCCTCAAACAATGTTCTTAATGAATGGATTGGTCATCTTTTGAGCAGTTCGGATTTTCATGGCGCGATAGACAAGTCTCTGATCGGGCAAGGATTTGACGCTGAGATCGTTCAGCTGCTTAAAGTTGCATGTACCTGTGTTGATCCCATTCCAGATCGAAGACCGATAATGGTTCAAGTGTACGAAGACATAAAAGCAATAAGGGAGAGATGTGACCTAGTAGATGATTCATCGATGCTAACGCAACCTGAAATTTGCCCTGCTACCTACTTCAGAAAAATCTGTGGAGATTGA
- the LOC133670510 gene encoding protein STRUBBELIG-RECEPTOR FAMILY 8-like has product MAVGGAKRALLLIHILSVAGNGYSSVQENNHGNDDHEHRKKLIFSLKSGFVIGYVFSSVSIITIFMSYCVPWARLIKRKGKEVTMKTPMMTSLMERQEMKRKEANVQNSELEKLVTRTSFAALNIATRSFDQDNVIGVGKMGTMYRAAHPYDCFTAVKRLHDSQPLGKQF; this is encoded by the exons ATGGCCGTGGGTGGTGCAAAACGTGCTCTTCTTTTGATTCATATACTCAGTGTTGCCGGCAATGGATACAGTTCTGTACAAGAGAACAACCACGGGAATGATGATCATGAACATCGGAAAAAGTTGATATTTTCACTCAAAAGTGGGTTTGTAATAGGTTATGTCTTCTCTTCGGTTTCCATTATAACTATTTTCATGTCCTATTGTGTGCCTTGGGCTCGTCTCATCAAGAGGAAAGGGAAAGAGGTGACGATGAAGACACCAATGATGACATCTTTGATGGAAAGGCAAGAGATGAAGAGAAAAGAAGCCAACGTGCAG AATTCGGAGTTGGAGAAGTTGGTTACAAGAACAAGTTTCGCGGCACTCAATATTGCCACTCGCAGTTTTGACCAAGACAATGTCATCGGAGTCGGAAAGATGGGGACAATGTACAGGGCAGCGCACCCTTATGATTGTTTCACTGCGGTTAAGAGATTACATGACTCTCAACCTTTAGGGAAACAGTTCTAG